The following proteins are co-located in the Solanum pennellii chromosome 1, SPENNV200 genome:
- the LOC107008242 gene encoding 40S ribosomal protein S9-2-like, protein MVHVSFYRNYGKTFKKPRRPYEKERLDAELKLVGEYGLRCKRELWRVQYALSRIRNAARMLLTLDEKDPRRIFEGEALLRRMNRYGLLDESQNKLDYVLALTVENFLERRLQTLVFKTGMAKSIHHARVLIRQRHIRVGRQVVNVASFMVRVDSQKHIDFSLTSPFGGGRPGRVKRKNQKSAAKKAAGGDGDEEDEE, encoded by the exons ATGGTGCATGTTTCCTTTTACCGCAACT ATGGGAAGACCTTTAAGAAGCCTCGACGCCCTTATGAGAAGGAGCGATTGGATGCAGAGTTGAAGCTTGTTGGAGAATATGGGCTGAGGTGCAAGAGAGAGCTTTGGAGAGTTCAGTATGCCTTGAGCCGTATCAGAAATGCTGCAAGAATGCTTCTGACCTTGGATGAGAAAGATCCACGCCGTATTTTTGAAGGTGAAGCACTCTTAAGAAGAATGAACAGATATGGATTATTGGATGAGAGCCAGAACAAGCTTGATTATGTCTTGGCCCTCACTGTGGAGAACTTTCTTGAGCGTCGTCTCCAAACCCTCGTCTTCAAGACTGGCATGGCCAAGTCAATCCACCATGCTAGAGTGCTCATTCGACAAAGGCATATCAG AGTTGGTAGGCAGGTGGTGAACGTTGCTTCTTTTATGGTGAGAGTCGACTCCCAGAAGCACATTGACTTCTCTCTCACCAGTCCTTTCGGTGGTGGTCGCCCTGGAAGAGTGAAGCGAAAGAACCAGAAATCTGCTGCAAAGAAAGCAGCTGGTGGTGATGGTGACGAGGAAGATGAAGAATAA
- the LOC107007878 gene encoding peptidyl-prolyl cis-trans isomerase CYP23 isoform X2, which translates to MCRDKRVSIFIAYITLLSFVSKGIHAFEPEFGSTRVVFQTNYGDIEFGFYPSVAPKTVEHIFKLVRLGGYNTNHFFRVDKGFVAQVADVAGGRSAPMNEEQRVEAGKTVVGEFSGVKHVRGILSMGRYDDPDSGSSSFSMLLGDAPHLDGTYAIFGKVTKGDETLRKLEQLPTRREGIFVMIKACLFTE; encoded by the exons atgtgTAGAGACAAAAGGGTCTCCATCTTCATTGCCTACATAACCCTTCTCAGCTTTGTTTCAAAGGGTATCCATGCATTTGAACCAGAATTCGGGTCGACCCGTGTTGTGTTTCAG ACAAATTATGGAGATATTGAATTCGGTTTCTACCCTAGTGTTGCGCCAAAGACAGTTGAGCATATCTTCAAGCTAGTGCGCTTGGGAGGCTACAATACCAATCACTTTTTTCGG GTAGATAAGGGGTTTGTTGCCCAAGTGGCTGATGTTGCTGGGGGGAGGAGTGCACCTATGAATGAAGAACAGAGGGTGGAAGCTGGAAAAACTGTTGTTGGTGAATTTAGTGGAGTGAAACATGTTAGAGGAATCCTTTCAATGGGAAG GTATGATGATCCTGATAGTGGTTCCTCATCATTTTCAATGCTCCTTGGAGATGCACCTCATCTTGATGGCACG TATGCAATATTTGGCAAAGTTACAAAAGGAGATGAAACATTGAGAAAGCTTGAGCAGTTACCTACTAGACGTGAAGGGATCTTTGTAATG ATTAAAGCTTGTCTTTTTACTGAATAG
- the LOC107007878 gene encoding peptidyl-prolyl cis-trans isomerase CYP23 isoform X1 produces MCRDKRVSIFIAYITLLSFVSKGIHAFEPEFGSTRVVFQTNYGDIEFGFYPSVAPKTVEHIFKLVRLGGYNTNHFFRVDKGFVAQVADVAGGRSAPMNEEQRVEAGKTVVGEFSGVKHVRGILSMGRYDDPDSGSSSFSMLLGDAPHLDGTYAIFGKVTKGDETLRKLEQLPTRREGIFVMPTERITIHSTYYYDTKMEACEDERLSLKRRLSVASVEIEKQRMKCFP; encoded by the exons atgtgTAGAGACAAAAGGGTCTCCATCTTCATTGCCTACATAACCCTTCTCAGCTTTGTTTCAAAGGGTATCCATGCATTTGAACCAGAATTCGGGTCGACCCGTGTTGTGTTTCAG ACAAATTATGGAGATATTGAATTCGGTTTCTACCCTAGTGTTGCGCCAAAGACAGTTGAGCATATCTTCAAGCTAGTGCGCTTGGGAGGCTACAATACCAATCACTTTTTTCGG GTAGATAAGGGGTTTGTTGCCCAAGTGGCTGATGTTGCTGGGGGGAGGAGTGCACCTATGAATGAAGAACAGAGGGTGGAAGCTGGAAAAACTGTTGTTGGTGAATTTAGTGGAGTGAAACATGTTAGAGGAATCCTTTCAATGGGAAG GTATGATGATCCTGATAGTGGTTCCTCATCATTTTCAATGCTCCTTGGAGATGCACCTCATCTTGATGGCACG TATGCAATATTTGGCAAAGTTACAAAAGGAGATGAAACATTGAGAAAGCTTGAGCAGTTACCTACTAGACGTGAAGGGATCTTTGTAATG CCGACTGAACGCATCACAATTCATTCAACATATTATTATG ACACCAAGATGGAAGCTTGTGAAGACGAGAGGTTGTCGTTAAAAAGAAGACTTTCTGTAGCATCAGTTGAAATAGAAAAACAG AGGATGAAATGTTTTCCTTGA
- the LOC107029841 gene encoding homeobox-leucine zipper protein ATHB-13-like isoform X1 encodes MTSCNNEMDFFPTNLMQHTPHEDNHQDHFHGVTSFLGKRSMSFSNKCDDQNHGDQEDVLSDDGTHHEAILREKKIRRLNMEQVKTLEMNFELGNKLEVERKIQLARALGLQPRQVAIWFQNRRARWKTKQLEKDYDVLKREFDVIKSQNEALLAHNHKLQVEIMTLKNGKGPTESINLNKETDQGSICSTRSENSTEIMKLQCNNMKLMDQTVKEETLSNIFCGIDDNSSGFWPWLDQQPHFN; translated from the exons ATGACTTCTTGCAATAATGAAATGGATTTTTTCCCTACTAATTTAATGCAACATACTCCTCATGAAGATAACCATCAAGATCACTTCCATG GTGTTACTTCATTTCTAGGAAAAAGATCCATGTCATTTTCCAATAAATGTGATGATCAAAATCATGGAGATCAAGAAGATGTTTTGTCTGATGATGGGACACATCATGAGGCTATATTAAGGGAAAAGAAGATTAGAAGGCTTAACATGGAACAAGTGAAGACACTTGAGATGAACTTTGAGTTAGGGAACAAACTTGAGGTTGAGAGGAAAATACAACTAGCAAGAGCTCTAGGCCTACAACCAAGGCAAGTTGCCATTTGGTTCCAAAATAGGAGGGCAAGATGGAAAACAAAGCAATTGGAGAAGGATTATGATGTTCTCAAGAGGGAGTTTGATGTTATCAAGTCACAAAATGAGGCTCTCCTAGCTCATAACCACAAGCTTCAAGTAGAG ATAATGACACTGAAAAATGGAAAGGGGCCAACAGAATCAATCAATTTGAACAAGGAGACAGATCAAGGTTCAATTTGTAGTACTAGAAGTGAAAATAGCACTGAAATTATGAAGCTGCAATgcaataatatgaaattaatggaCCAAACTGTCAAAGAAGAAACTTTATCCAACATCTTCTGTGGAATTGATGACAATTCATCTGGATTCTGGCCATGGCTTGATCAACAACcacatttcaattaa
- the LOC107029841 gene encoding homeobox-leucine zipper protein ATHB-13-like isoform X2: MSFSNKCDDQNHGDQEDVLSDDGTHHEAILREKKIRRLNMEQVKTLEMNFELGNKLEVERKIQLARALGLQPRQVAIWFQNRRARWKTKQLEKDYDVLKREFDVIKSQNEALLAHNHKLQVEIMTLKNGKGPTESINLNKETDQGSICSTRSENSTEIMKLQCNNMKLMDQTVKEETLSNIFCGIDDNSSGFWPWLDQQPHFN, translated from the exons ATGTCATTTTCCAATAAATGTGATGATCAAAATCATGGAGATCAAGAAGATGTTTTGTCTGATGATGGGACACATCATGAGGCTATATTAAGGGAAAAGAAGATTAGAAGGCTTAACATGGAACAAGTGAAGACACTTGAGATGAACTTTGAGTTAGGGAACAAACTTGAGGTTGAGAGGAAAATACAACTAGCAAGAGCTCTAGGCCTACAACCAAGGCAAGTTGCCATTTGGTTCCAAAATAGGAGGGCAAGATGGAAAACAAAGCAATTGGAGAAGGATTATGATGTTCTCAAGAGGGAGTTTGATGTTATCAAGTCACAAAATGAGGCTCTCCTAGCTCATAACCACAAGCTTCAAGTAGAG ATAATGACACTGAAAAATGGAAAGGGGCCAACAGAATCAATCAATTTGAACAAGGAGACAGATCAAGGTTCAATTTGTAGTACTAGAAGTGAAAATAGCACTGAAATTATGAAGCTGCAATgcaataatatgaaattaatggaCCAAACTGTCAAAGAAGAAACTTTATCCAACATCTTCTGTGGAATTGATGACAATTCATCTGGATTCTGGCCATGGCTTGATCAACAACcacatttcaattaa